The region TTACCTTCGTCTGTGACAACAAATCGTGGTACGTCAGATGAGTGCTCAAAGGACAGGTTTAAACCCCGATCACGAGCTTTAAGCTGAAACATTTGTTCCAGATTATCAAGCAACTGATAAAGGTCGAATCGATTTTCATTGATCTGAACTTTGCCTGCTTCAATTTTAGAAACTTCAAGAATGTCATTAATTAAATTCAATAAATGCTCTCCACTGTTGTTGATAATGCTCAACTGTTTCTGTTGTTCTTGATTAAGGGCAGGATCACGAGATAGCAGTTGGCTAAAGCCTAAGATGGCGTTGAGAGGTGTCCGAAGTTCATGACTCATGTTTGCCAGGAAGATACTTTTGGCACGGTTTGCGGCTTCTGCAGCTTCTGCAGCCTGTTGCAGTTCTATCTGGGCTTGTTTGCGATCGCTAATATCTCGACAAATACACACCTTCACAACCTGCCCATCCCACATCATGGTTGCTGAACTAATTTCTACAGGAAACGTCGAGCCATCCTTACGCCGATGGATTGTTTCAAAAATACGATCGCAAGGTTGAAGTTCAGCGATTTTCTGGCAAATTGCTTCCTGAGTCCATGCTGCTTCCCAATCTGTTACATTTAAGCAGGTTACCTCTTCCAGAGAATAGCCCAACATTCTGGCAAAGCTTGCATTTGCTTCAATAACGTTCCATTGTTCATCCAGAACAACAATCCCATCAACAGACGTATCAAACAGGGTTTTACTCCGCAGCAATTCGCGAGCAAGCGTTTCTTCCACCTGCTTCCGTTCGCTAATATCTTTTGAAAAGCAGTAGTGTCCCACTACAACTTGCTCTTGACTATAAGCAGTCACCATGACGACTTGTTTATAAAAAATGGAGCCATCTTTGCGAACACCTCGAACTTCAAATTCAACCTTTCCCTGCTGCAATATCTGTTGGTAGGCGGCGATCGCAATTTCCAGATCATTTGGATGCACTGTTCGCTGCCACTCCATCCCAATCATTTCGTCTGGCTGATAGCCCAGCATCTCAGCATATGCCCGATTTGCCGATACATAACGACCTTGCGTATCTATCCGCGAAATTCCCTCGATCGCATTCCCCAATGCTGTACTCATTTCTCGCAAGGCGGCTTCTGCCCGTCGCCGCTCGGTAATATCGATCGTAACAACCGTCGCAATCCAACAGTTAGCAACAGCATTGTGACGGGACGTGAGCGTTGCCAGATGCCAGCGCAGGTTCTCATCTTTGTGATAAAACCGATATTCATAGGTGACGGTACGTTCGTTAAAGATGGCGTCATAGAGTGGCAGGATGACGCGCTCCAAATCCTCCGGGTGCACTCGCGATAACCAGAGTTGATTGTCTGCAATGAGTTCTTCTGGCGAATATCCATAGATTGCCTGGCTACCAGTCGAGTAGTAATCATAGATCCAGTCTCGATTGGCAAACACCCGAAAACTGCAAAATGCTGCGATCGCATTGTTCAATACATCATTCAGTTTGGCTTCGGATATTCGCAAGTGTTCATAAAGTTGAGCTTGTTGAATCGCGATCGCTAACTGATCGGCAACAGTTTGCGCTAACCCTACCTGTTCATCGCTCCAGGACATCTGCTGATTTTTAATCACAGCAAAACTGCCCCAAATCGTGGTGTTGATGACAATGGGGACTAACAACCAGGCTCCCGGAAAAGTTTGAGCGACGCGTTGGTTAATCTCATCCTCCAGGGTGTCAGTGCTCTCCAGCTTCACAATTTCTAACTGTTTGAGCCGAGCCGCAAAGGGATTGCCTGCCTCAGGAATTTGCATCCCCACAATATCGGGCAAATCTGGCTGCTGCCGATGCGATGCAACGATGAGCCAACATTGGCGATCTGGCAGATATTGCACAACATTGGTTCGATCTGCCTGGAGCAGGTGGGTAATTTCAGAAACAGCCGTAGCAAATATTGTGTTTAAATCCAGCGATTGTCGAATTGCTTGAATTACTTGGTTCAGCGCTCGCTCTCGCTGGGCTTTTTGCTGGAGGGCAAGTTCAGCCGCTTTGCGATCGCTGATATCAACCACACGTACCAGGATGAAGTGTTGATTACCGAAGGCAATCAGTTTGGCTGAAAGATCTCCCCAAAATTCCCGTCCTTTGCGTGTGATGTATTCCACCTCTTGAGTCCAGAAGCCACATTGGCTCAGCGATCGCCCAATGTCCTCTATCTCTTGCGGTGTGAACTGGCGTTTTTGTAGAGTGTGTCCTTCGATGTCAATCAGTTCATCTTTATTAGCAACTTCAAACAAAGTCATCGCTTGCCAGTTGCAGTCTATGGTCCGTCCTGTGGCTGTATCTACCAAAAACAGAGCATCATTCGACTCGTTAAACAACAATTCTCGAAAATCTCGCTGTAACCTGACTTCATGTTCAAGTTGGCGTTCCACTTCTAACCGTTTGAAATTGCTAATATCTGTGTCTGTCCCTATCACCACCCAACAGTTGTTAGCTGCCTCCGGATAAGCTGTCAACCGGCGAGAAATCCAGCGCAGGTCACCATTCTTGTGATGAAACCGATATTCAATATCCAGCGATCGCGCTCCAGACAGGATCGCCGCCAGCGCTGGCAGAATCACCGATTGCTGGTCTTCTGGCAAAACCCGTGACCACCACACACCGCTGATCATCTCCTCTGCCGTAAACCCAAACAGATGCTTGCAGCCAGGCGAACAATAATCGTAGCGCCAAGTGCAATCCTGAAAGACCCGGAATTTGACAATCGAGGCGATCGCGCTATCCAGAATCACATTCAGTTCTGCTTCAGCAGAAACCTGCGAATTTTTCCGACGCCATGTGAACCAGTGCTTCAACCGTTGAGTAAACATAAGTACACAGTTGATAGACGAGCTTTGGATAAAAACAACACACTTTAGCCTGATGCAAAAACGATGCCCTATTGCCAGGATACTGAACTGTAAATTTTGCTCCAGGTAAAACTTGAAACTGATGACTGGGTATAATTTCTAAAGTGCCTACCTCCGCATTGTTACGGTCATGTCTATCACGGTTATGCCTATCATCATTGAAGACGTTACTTTTCTTTAAGATAAGGACTACTTTTTTGATTTTGTGCTATCTACTGCTCCTTAGGGCACTCTTGATCATCCAGGTTGAAACTATCCAGAACTATGAGGCTCCTGTTAGTAGACGATGATGAGGTATTAGTTCAGACGCTGTCAAAGCATTTGACAGCGCAGCACTACGCTGTGGATATAGCACTCGATGGTGAAGATGGTTGGAGCTTTGTCCAGGCAACGTCTTACGATTTGATTGTCCTGGATGTTAACCTGCCGAAACTCAACGGACTGCATCTATGTCAAAGATTACGGCAAACAGGTTATCAGCAGCCTGTTTTGTTGCTCACCGCTCAAGGGCAAGATGCTGATAAAGTAGCAGGCTTAGATGCTGGAGCCGATGATTATGTAGTCAAGCCCTGTACCGTTGAAGAATTATGTGCTCGCATCCGAGCCTTACTCCGTCGTCAATCAGCATCTGGCACAACGGTGCTGGAATGGGGAATGTTAAGGTTAGACCCAGGTCGATGTGAAGTGACATATCAAGAATCATTGGTACCACTATCGTCTAAGGAATATAGCCTGTTAGAGTTATTTCTGCGTCAGCCCCAGCGGGTCTTCAGTAGTAGCGCCATTTTGGAGCGTCTGTGGGGGTTTGAAGATGCGCCTAGCGAGGAAACTGTTAGAACCCTTGTGAAACGGTTGCGGCACAAACTGAAAGCGGCTGGATTTGAGGATGCGATTACTACGTTGTATGGGCAAGGATACCGCCTCACTCCAGTGCCAACTAGAGTGCCAACTTGCCAATCAGACGATGATGCGTACTCAAGCTCTAACCAGATGTGTCCACGAGCAGTAGCGCTTGCAGCTTGGGAGCAATTTAAAGAGCCAATGCTCGAGCAACTTGCGGTTATTGATCAGGCAGTTACCAGGCTCCAGACAGATTCGTTATCTCAAGCGCAGCGCCACCAGGCAGCCCAGTCCGCGCATAAGCTTGCAGGTTCCCTTGGGATGTTTGGCTTTCCTGCTGGGTCACAGTTGGGACGGGAGATTGAAGACTGGCTGCATACTCCTGAGGAAACAGCCGAATTGACTCATCTGATGACTCTCGTTGCCAATCTCCATAAGGAACTTCAAGTGCCGCCTCAAGCACTTAATCTCCTTAAAAATGAAAAGAATTGGGTATCCCTGCCCCCCGATCAAACACTCTCACTGTTCGTAGTTACGGAAGATGCATCCTTCCTTCGCAGCTTGCAGGTTGAGGGAAGCCAGGGCGGTATTCAAGTAAATGGGGTATCTCAGATTAGGGATGCTAAAAAGGCGATCGCGCAGCAGGTTCCAGATGCCATCCTCTTAGATTTGTCCTGTTCTCCATTGTTTGAAGACAGCCTGAGTTTTTTAGAAGAGTGCTCTATTCAATATCCTTCACTACCCATTTTGGGCATCACAGCTAGTAATACTGTGGGCGATCGTTTAGAAATTGTTCGTCGCTGTCGCTGTCGATTTATCACAAAAGCCCTAACCCCGAATGACATCCTTGGAAGCATCCGCGAGTTAGTTGCCATCAATCAATTAGCAGACACACGGGTCTTGATTGTCGATGATGACCCAATGATGCTTGCTACACTTCAGCAAACCCTGTCTCGCTGGGGAATTCACCTGTTTACATTGGCTAATCCTGATCAATTCTGGCAAACATTGACGGCGATCTCACCAGATCTCTTAATTTTGGATGTTGAAATGCCTAAGATTAATGGCATTGACTTATGTCAACTGGTGCGAAGTGACCACACCTGGGATAAGCTGCCGATCATGTTTCTCACTGCTCACCAAGATCCGGCAACCATTCAGCAACTGTTGAGTGTTGGGGGCGACGATTATCTGACTAAACCCTGCACTGAATCCCAAATTATTGCCCGTTTAGGCAATCGGATAAGTCGCAGTCGCAGCTTTTACTCGCCAGCAAAACCAATCTCAATCGTAAATTCATAGCCTTCAATCAATCAAATTCCTTAAATGCTAAACGTATGAATTGCTGAATGTATGACAACCCGACAATTGCTACTGATTGATGATGAAGCTGCTATCCGAACAATTGCAACAGCCAGTTTGCAAATGACAAGAACCTGGAAAGTGCTAACTGCCGCATCTGGCGAACAAGGCATCGCGATCGCTCAAAACCATCCGCTAGATGCAATCTTATTAGATGTAAAAATGCCAAAAGTTGATGGTTTGGCAACGCTCAAAGCACTCAAAGCAAATTCTGCCACTCAAGCCATTCCAGTGATTTTATTAACCGCAACAATCAAAGTAACTACTCAGCAGGAGTATGCCCAACTAGGGGCAAGAGCAGTGATTATTAAGCCCTTTGACCCCGCTAATCTGGCGACTCAAGTTGAAACAGCTCTCAACTGGGCAAATTAATAAAAATACTGATTAAAGACAGGGGCACTGACCTCAATTTAATGCATGTAATTCCGGGATACCGTTTATGGAGTGAGGCCAATTACTCAATGCTAAAAAGCAGGAAGTAATCAGTTTCAATATATTTAAAGTGTAAAGTGGGCACCTACTATGACAGAACTGATTGGATACCAAATTCTTGAACAACTTTATCACGGGACTAAAAGTCTAGTTTATCGCTGTCAACGCGATCTAGCAGCTCAGCCTGTTATCATCAAGCTTCTGCAGAATGAGTATCCCAGTTTCAACGAGTTGGTTCGGTTTCGTAACCAGTATATCCTTGCCAAGGTGCTGAATCTAGCCAACATTGTTCAGCATTATCACTTGGAACCCTACCGCAACGGCTACGCTCTAATTATGGAGGACTTTGGGGGAATTTCCCTCAAACATTGGATGGAGAGTAGGCAGGTATGGAGAAGAGATGCTCAATTTTTAGATGATTTTTTCAAAATTGCAATTCAACTGGCTCAGGTTCTGCACCAGATCCATCAGCATCGCGTCATTCACAAAGATATTAAACCATCTAATATTCTGATTAATCCAAACCTAAACAAGTTAAGCTGATTGACTTTAGTATTGCCTCGCTATTGTCCCGAGAAACTCAAGAAATTCAAACATTCAATATTCTAGAAGGCACGCTTAATTACATTTCTCCAGAGCAGACCGGGCGCATGAATCAGGGAAGTGAAACGGTTCAAATGATTGTGACACTGGCCCATAGTTTAGGGATGGATATGGTTGCAGAGGAGATTGAAACAGCAGCAGAGCTTAAAACTTTAAGGACATTGGGATGTGAATTTGGGCAAGGGTATCTATTCTCTCCCCCTGTAAGCGCTCAGAGAGCAGGCGAATGGTTGAAGCAATAGCTTGTCTTCGTTTAAGATGAACGACTACACGTCCTGGTTACCTTCGGTTTTAATGACTTGCAAGCGTGACGGGCACTATCGTTTTGGCAAGAACATTCTCCAAAACACAGCCATAATGCTATCAATTGGGCAGAAATTCTATCCAACGTTAGAGACCAATGACAAAACGTATTCTTGTAATTGACAATGAGCCGTATATTCAAGAAGTAACCCAAATCTGTCTACAAACAACTGCAGGATGGCAGGTTTTGACGGCAAGTTCGGGGCATGAAGGCATTGCAAGAGCAGAAGCTGAACAACCCGATGCTATTTTGCTAGATGTGATGATGCCCGATATGGATGGACCAACCACTTTTCAAAAACTGCAAGCCAATTCAAGCACTTGCCAGATTCCGGTTATTTTACTCACTGCTAAAGTGCA is a window of Leptolyngbyaceae cyanobacterium JSC-12 DNA encoding:
- a CDS encoding PAS domain S-box (IMG reference gene:2510098342~PFAM: Histidine kinase-, DNA gyrase B-, and HSP90-like ATPase; GAF domain; Response regulator receiver domain; His Kinase A (phosphoacceptor) domain; PAS fold~TIGRFAM: PAS domain S-box): MFTQRLKHWFTWRRKNSQVSAEAELNVILDSAIASIVKFRVFQDCTWRYDYCSPGCKHLFGFTAEEMISGVWWSRVLPEDQQSVILPALAAILSGARSLDIEYRFHHKNGDLRWISRRLTAYPEAANNCWVVIGTDTDISNFKRLEVERQLEHEVRLQRDFRELLFNESNDALFLVDTATGRTIDCNWQAMTLFEVANKDELIDIEGHTLQKRQFTPQEIEDIGRSLSQCGFWTQEVEYITRKGREFWGDLSAKLIAFGNQHFILVRVVDISDRKAAELALQQKAQRERALNQVIQAIRQSLDLNTIFATAVSEITHLLQADRTNVVQYLPDRQCWLIVASHRQQPDLPDIVGMQIPEAGNPFAARLKQLEIVKLESTDTLEDEINQRVAQTFPGAWLLVPIVINTTIWGSFAVIKNQQMSWSDEQVGLAQTVADQLAIAIQQAQLYEHLRISEAKLNDVLNNAIAAFCSFRVFANRDWIYDYYSTGSQAIYGYSPEELIADNQLWLSRVHPEDLERVILPLYDAIFNERTVTYEYRFYHKDENLRWHLATLTSRHNAVANCWIATVVTIDITERRRAEAALREMSTALGNAIEGISRIDTQGRYVSANRAYAEMLGYQPDEMIGMEWQRTVHPNDLEIAIAAYQQILQQGKVEFEVRGVRKDGSIFYKQVVMVTAYSQEQVVVGHYCFSKDISERKQVEETLARELLRSKTLFDTSVDGIVVLDEQWNVIEANASFARMLGYSLEEVTCLNVTDWEAAWTQEAICQKIAELQPCDRIFETIHRRKDGSTFPVEISSATMMWDGQVVKVCICRDISDRKQAQIELQQAAEAAEAANRAKSIFLANMSHELRTPLNAILGFSQLLSRDPALNQEQQKQLSIINNSGEHLLNLINDILEVSKIEAGKVQINENRFDLYQLLDNLEQMFQLKARDRGLNLSFEHSSDVPRFVVTDEGKLRQVLLNLISNAIKFTNSGSVTVRTMSVIEQSPMAIAENTTSINHHECLAVPKLIDSTEQTKLYFEVIDTGCGIAAEEINSLFNAFVQVRTNQQSSEGTGLGLTISRHFVNLMGGDITVQSKVGQGSTFAFDISVKVAEGMDLPASTETRRVLTLAPNQPVYRILIVEDHQQNRQLLVELLSPIGFAIHEAQNGQEAIALWSSWNPHLILMDLRMPVMDGFEAMRQIRNQEKSRQENRNDKKVELTKIIVLTADAFEETKIATFIAGCDDFIRKPIQANLLLTKIANHLGLRYIYESTETNNFNIERYTNDLDAALSAMPAEWIKQLHQAAIEGFDDQIFQLVEQIPETQAVLAQMLTYWAGNFRFDLVIQLTQQLVN
- a CDS encoding response regulator with CheY-like receiver domain and winged-helix DNA-binding domain (IMG reference gene:2510098343~PFAM: Response regulator receiver domain; Transcriptional regulatory protein, C terminal; Hpt domain) codes for the protein MRLLLVDDDEVLVQTLSKHLTAQHYAVDIALDGEDGWSFVQATSYDLIVLDVNLPKLNGLHLCQRLRQTGYQQPVLLLTAQGQDADKVAGLDAGADDYVVKPCTVEELCARIRALLRRQSASGTTVLEWGMLRLDPGRCEVTYQESLVPLSSKEYSLLELFLRQPQRVFSSSAILERLWGFEDAPSEETVRTLVKRLRHKLKAAGFEDAITTLYGQGYRLTPVPTRVPTCQSDDDAYSSSNQMCPRAVALAAWEQFKEPMLEQLAVIDQAVTRLQTDSLSQAQRHQAAQSAHKLAGSLGMFGFPAGSQLGREIEDWLHTPEETAELTHLMTLVANLHKELQVPPQALNLLKNEKNWVSLPPDQTLSLFVVTEDASFLRSLQVEGSQGGIQVNGVSQIRDAKKAIAQQVPDAILLDLSCSPLFEDSLSFLEECSIQYPSLPILGITASNTVGDRLEIVRRCRCRFITKALTPNDILGSIRELVAINQLADTRVLIVDDDPMMLATLQQTLSRWGIHLFTLANPDQFWQTLTAISPDLLILDVEMPKINGIDLCQLVRSDHTWDKLPIMFLTAHQDPATIQQLLSVGGDDYLTKPCTESQIIARLGNRISRSRSFYSPAKPISIVNS
- a CDS encoding response regulator with CheY-like receiver, AAA-type ATPase, and DNA-binding domains (IMG reference gene:2510098344~PFAM: Response regulator receiver domain) → MTTRQLLLIDDEAAIRTIATASLQMTRTWKVLTAASGEQGIAIAQNHPLDAILLDVKMPKVDGLATLKALKANSATQAIPVILLTATIKVTTQQEYAQLGARAVIIKPFDPANLATQVETALNWAN
- a CDS encoding protein kinase family protein (IMG reference gene:2510098345~PFAM: Protein kinase domain): MTELIGYQILEQLYHGTKSLVYRCQRDLAAQPVIIKLLQNEYPSFNELVRFRNQYILAKVLNLANIVQHYHLEPYRNGYALIMEDFGGISLKHWMESRQVWRRDAQFLDDFFKIAIQLAQVLHQIHQHRVIHKDIKPSNILINPNLNKLS
- a CDS encoding response regulator with CheY-like receiver domain and winged-helix DNA-binding domain (IMG reference gene:2510098347~PFAM: Response regulator receiver domain); translated protein: MTKRILVIDNEPYIQEVTQICLQTTAGWQVLTASSGHEGIARAEAEQPDAILLDVMMPDMDGPTTFQKLQANSSTCQIPVILLTAKVQASDRRRYDELGVKGAIAKPFNPLQLASQVATTLGWNL